The following are encoded together in the Limanda limanda chromosome 12, fLimLim1.1, whole genome shotgun sequence genome:
- the d2hgdh gene encoding D-2-hydroxyglutarate dehydrogenase, mitochondrial, whose amino-acid sequence MAGIFMRASKLRTALRHLSSRSSLSSAAITRVSPADPCRPSLLCGSGQFVASARKLHAEAEGQKPSPAAAPERRPFSRVTPEDLSFFRKVLPGGTITDPDLLESSNEDWLKTVKGSSEVLLRPQTTEEVSQILSYCNSRNLAVNTQGGNTGLVAGSVPVYDEIILSTSLMKNILKFDSISGILTCQAGCVLENLSLYLEERDYIMPLDLGSKGSCQIGGNVATNAGGLRLLRYGSLHGTVLGVEVVLADGRVLDCLTTLRKDNTGYDLKQLFIGSEGTLGVITAVSILCPRKPKSVNVVFLGCETFEKLLQTFQLCRGMLGEILSAFEFLDSECMRLLNTHLKIPNPISACPFYIVIETSGSDATHDGEKLHNFLEEAMSSSIIADGTVATEDSKIKALWSMRERVTEALTHEGYTYKYDISLPVEQIYMLVEDMRKHVGSRAKSVVGYGHVGDGNLHLNVTSPAKDPSLLATIEPFVYEWTARYQGSISAEHGLGLKKRNYIYYSKPSQAVALMGDIKTLLDPKGILNPYKTLPDDLIPPHNPPAAVE is encoded by the exons ATGGCAGGAATTTTCATGAGAGCATCAAAGCTGAGGACAGCTCTGAGACACTTGAGCTCCCGCAGCTCCCTCTCATCTGCAGCCATAACCAGGGTCTCGCCTGCCGACCCCTGCAGGCCGTCTCTCCTCTGCGGCTCTGGGCAGTTTGTAGCCTCCGCTCGAAAGCTACACGCCGAGGCAGAGGGACAAAAGCCGTCTCCTGCCGCAGCCCCAGAGAGACGGCCTTTCTCCAGAGTGACTCCGGAAGATTTGTCCTTCTTCAGAAAGGTCCTGCCAGGCGGGACCATCACTGACCCTGACCTGCTGGAGTCAAGTAATGAAGACTGGCTCAAAACAGTGAAAG GTTccagtgaagtgttgttgagaCCGCAGACAACGGAAGAAGTTTCTCAAATTCTCAG TTATTGTAACAGTCGTAACCTGGCAGTCAACACTCAGGGAGGCAACACTGGGCTGGTTGCAGGCAGCGTGCCAGTCTACGATGAGATCATCCTCTCTACCTCGCTTATGAAAAACATCCTCAAATTTGATAGCATCTCTG GTATTCTAACCTGCCAGGCAGGTTGTGTCCTGGAGAACTTGTCTCTCTACCTGGAGGAAAGAGACTACATCATGCCACTGGATCTGGGCTCAAAAGGCAGCTGCCAGATTGGAGGCAACGTGGCAACAAACGCAGGCGGACTGCGGCTGCTGCGATACGGCTCCTTACACGGGACTGTGCTGGGTGTGGAAGTG GTGTTGGCAGACGGGCGGGTGCTGGACTGTCTGACCACACTGCGGAAGGATAACACCGGATATGACCTCAAACAGCTCTTCATAGGGTCAGAGGGGACACTGGGGGTCATTACAGCCGTGTCCATTCTTTGTCCTCGGAAACCCAAATCTGTCAACGTGGTTTTCCTGG gatgtgAGACCTTTGAGAAGCTACTGCAGACGTTTCAGCTCTGCAGAGGCATGCTGGGAGAAATCCTGTCTGCTTTTGAGTTCCTGGACAGTGAATGTATGAGGCTGCTGAACACGCACCTCAAAATACCTAATCCCATTTCAG ccTGCCCATTCTACATCGTTATagaaacatctggatctgaCGCGACACACGATGGAGAGAAACTCCACAACTTTCTGGAAGAGGCGATGAGCTCTTCAATTATCGCTGATGGAACCGTGGCAACTGAGGATTCCAAAATAAAG GCTCTGTGGTCGATGCGGGAACGCGTCACTGAGGCTCTGACTCACGAGGGCTACACGTACAAGTATGACATCTCTCTTCCGGTGGAGCAGATCTACATGCTGGTGGAGGACATGAGGAAGCACGTGGGCAGCCGAGCTAAGAGTGTGGTGGGATACGGACACGTGG GTGATGGTAACCTCCACCTAAACGTCACATCTCCTGCCAAAGACCCGTCTCTCCTCGCCACCATCGAACCGTTTGTCTACGAGTGGACGGCCAGATACCAGGGCAGCATCAGCGCTGAGCACGGACTGGGCCTGAAGAAGAGGAACTACATCTACTACAGTAAACCCAGCCAGGCAGTGGCTCTCATGGGCGACATCAAAACCCTGCTGGACCCCAAAGGCATCCTCAACCCGTACAAGACTTTACCAGACGACCTCATACCACCTCATAACCCTCCGGCTGCTGTGGAGTAA